A single Schistocerca piceifrons isolate TAMUIC-IGC-003096 chromosome 6, iqSchPice1.1, whole genome shotgun sequence DNA region contains:
- the LOC124802714 gene encoding 40S ribosomal protein S20, which produces MAFNKDPDKPGAEAPTIHRIRITLTSRNVRSLEKVCSDLIFGAKKQKLRVKGPVRMPTKILRITTRKTPCGEGSKTWDRFQMRIHKRVIDLFSPSEVVKQITSISIEPGVEVEVTIADEGKD; this is translated from the exons ATG GCATTCAATAAGGACCCGGACAAGCCAGGAGCGGAAGCCCCAACAATTCATCGTATCAGAATAACTCTCACGTCAAGGAATGTAAGAAGTTTAGAGAAAG TTTGCAGTGACCTAATATTTGGGGCTAAGAAGCAGAAGCTACGCGTGAAGGGTCCTGTTCGAATGCCCACTAAGATATTGAGAATTACTACTCGTAAGACCCCCTGTGGTGAAGGGTCAAAGACATGGGACAGATTTCAAATGAGGATTCACAAAAGAGTAATCGATCTCTTTAGTCCTTCGGAAGTTGTGAAGCAGATT ACATCAATCAGCATAGAGCCTGGTGTGGAAGTTGAAGTTACTATAGCTGATGAAGGAAAAGATTAA